The nucleotide window TTCGTCTGCTCCCACAACGCCTGATGAATGATCCCCGACGCACCTTCGCCGAGTTTTTTCTCCAGGCTCAGTTGGGACCAGGGAATACTCGCCGTTGCTTCGAGGGCGGCGGCATCGGCTTCGGTTTCCAGCGGGTTACCAGCGTAGGCCAGCCAGGTCAGGCTCGGCAGGGTCAGCAGCCACTCGGGAAGCTCGGTGAGCTGATTGGCGGCGATGCGGATCAGTTCGAGTCGATGGCAATGGCTCAGGCTCTTGGGCAAACGCTGTAACCGGTTGCCGGCGAGCATGAGCTTTTGCAGGTGCGGGCGTTCCCCCAGTTCGGTCGGCAGATCCGTGATGTGGTTGTCGGTCAGGATCAGCCAGCGCAACTGCGGCGGCAGGGCGGCGGCCGGTACGTTCTCGATGGCGTTGGCCTTGAAGCCGATCATCGTCAGCGCCGCGCACTGGCCGAGGCAGGCGGGCAGTTCGGTGAACCGGTTGTCCGAGCAGAACAGCACGCGCAAACGGGTCAGGCGGTGCAGGTCGTCCGGCAGGCTGCGCAAGGCATTGCCGCTGAGGTTGAGCACTTGCAGCGAGTCCGCCAGGTCGAAGATTTCCCGGGGGAACTCGGTCAGGCCGCAGGACAGATCCAGACGGGTGATGCCCGACAGTTGGCCGGCGCGCAGTTGTGCGAGGGTGTGCATGGGCAGGTTCGCTATTGATCGGAAGGAGGGCGCGGGGGCCTGGAAATGGGCGACATGATAGCGGGAAATTAGCGGTGCTTGTCAGGGGCTCTTCGCGAGCAAGCCCGCTCCCACAGGGGGCTGCGTCGCTCACAAAACCAATGTGTGCGGGCTTGCTCGCGAAGGGGCCGGCAGCCCAAACACAATCTCTCGGTCAGGCGGGGTCCCTGACCTCCACCAACTGCCCCAACCGGCTACGCGTACGCGCCAGGTCGATGGCATCGCCGCCCAGGCTTTCGCGCAATGACTGGTGGCCGAGCAGAATCAGGTGCTTGTCCTGGTCGTACAAGACGTCGATCAGGTTGATGAAGCGCTGCTGGGCGGCGATTGAGCAGTCGGCGAGGCTGGGCAGTTTGTCGATGATCCAGCGGTCGAAACGCCGGCACAGTTCCAGGTAGTCCATGACAGCGGTGGGGTGTTCGCACACGTCACCGAAGGTAAAGCCGATGGTTCGTCCTTCGCAGTATCGGGCTTGAAGGTGTCGTGTCCCGACGGGCAGCTGAATGGCCGGCGCATCGTGTTCGGGCAGGTGCAACGCCTGGCGCTGCGCCATTGTGGCTGGCCAGACGTATTGACCCTGGGTGAATAGCTGCTGTGCGTGGGCTCGCGCCTGACTGCGGTAATCATGGGGGCCGTCGACTTCCATCACCTGCATGCGAGCGTGAATCAGGTCGATCACCGGTTTGAAACGTGCATGATAGAGCGGGTTGGGCAACAAACCTTCCGGCGGGTAGTTGGAGGTCACCAGCAGCAGAACCCCACGGCGAAACAGCGCTTTGAACAGCCGCGTGATGAGCATCGCATCGCCGATGTCATGCACGTGGAATTCATCGAAACACAGCACCCGGCAGTCTCGCAGCAGTTCATCAAGGGTGACTGCCAGCGCATCGGGCTGATCGCGATGGCTGAACATGCCCTGGTGCAATTGTGCAAAAAACTCATGGAAGTGCAGGCGCTGTTTTTCCGCGATGGGGATGGCCTGGAAAAAACCGTCGAGCAACCAGCTCTTGCCGCGCCCGACTGCACCATGGAGGTAAAGACCGGGGAGTGTTGATGCCGATGTGCCCTGCAGCGCCGAAGCGTGCTGCGCCATGCAGTCGATCACTCGCTGCTGGCTGTGGCTGAGGGTGTAGCCCTGGGCATGGGCCTTGTGGTGGAAGTAGTCGTGGATCACCCGGCCCTGCGCGCTGGCACTGGCCGGCGCCGCGAGTGCCTTGCCGAACAAACGGCGCAGCGCGGGCCAGTGTGGTGTGAGTCGCGGACGGTTGGGCGGTCGAACGGCCACTGTGATGTCACCCCGTAGTCTTAAGGCCGGCTCCCAAGCTGCGGCGGCGTAGTGTAACCAAATGGGGAATAACCCGACCACTTCGGCAAATGTGGGGTGGCGCAGGCTGCGACCTTTTGATCTTCGAGGCTACCGCTCGATACTGCGATTCTACCGGGCATTCCACGCCGGGCGCTGTTCGTTGACCTGATCCCAGTCGATGGCAATGGCAGTGTTCAGATACTGTTTCATCGCCTCGACCCACCGCTCCCACATTCGATTGGTGTTGTCCTCGTTTCCGAGATCAGAACTTCAGCATCTGCGCCGTCGGGGTGTCACTCGGGCTGACCATCGCGTAGTTGTACCCGCCCCCCGACCAGTACTCGGCCTGCAGTTCACCATCGCTGCGGCTACCGCGGGGCAGCAGGGTGTTTTTCGGCCCGGGTGGCCGGACGTAGAAGCTGATCTTGTGCCCGCTCCTGTCCTCATACACCACCATTGCCGCCGGCCCTTGCTCGGTGCTGAGCAAACGACCGCTGACCGGTTTGTAGCCAGCCGTCGCCAGGTTTGGCAAACGCTGGGCCTGGCTGAAATAACGGTCGAGCCAGCCCTGCATATCGCCGTCGTCGCTGACTTGGTAATCCGCCGGCAGGATGCCTTGCTGGGCAATCAGTCGGTAGGCCTGCATCGCATCGGTCATCGGCAGTGGGGCGCTGGCCAAGGTCATTTCCCGTGCCTGCCAACCGCCCAGCCCGCCGACGCTGACCGCCATCAACAATATCGCGGCACTGGCCAGATGACGCCGGGATTGGCGTTTGAGGCGCTGGCGAATCAGCGCCGGGTCGAGTTCCGGGTTGGTCGGTTGCTGCAAGGCGCCGCTCAGGGCCGCGCGCAATTGTTGGGCATCGTGCTGCCAGGCGCGTACTTGCGCGGCCACTTCGGCGTGGCTGGCCAGATAAGTGTCCACCTGATGTCGGTCGGCATCGCTGAGTTGGTGATCGACGTAGGCGTGCAAGTCACGCTCGCTGGGCGGCATGCTGATCATTTGAGTCTCCGCAGAGAAGGGCGGGTGATTTCGCCGTCGCTGAGCTGGCGCAAGGCCTGGCGCGCGCGGGAAAGGCGCGACATCACGGTGCCGGTGGGGACGTCGAGAATCTCGGCGACCTCTTTATAACTCAAGCCCTCCACCGACACCCAGAGCAGCAGCGCGCGCTGTTCGGTGCTGAGTTGGTCGAAGGCTTGCAGGGTCGATTGGGCGATCACCGTGCGTTCTACCGAAGGTTGCGCATCGTCACGCCCGGAAAAGAATTCGAGCATCCGCGCATAACGCCGGGAGCGGCGGTGGGCGTCGAGAAACTGCCGATAAAGAATCGAAAACAGCCAGGCCCGCAAGTCGCCCTCGGGGCGTTTGCCGCCCCAACTCGATAGCGCTCGCTCAAGGCACGCCTGCACCAGATCGTCGGCGCTGCTGGGGTTGCGCGTCAGCGATACGGCGAAACGGCGAAACGCCGTAGCCTTGGAATGATTTCACGCAATTGTCCGTCGATGTTGTTCATGGAGAAGGCGTGTTCTCTGGCTGTGATGAGTGGCACTGACAAGAAGGACGCCGACCACAGCAGGTTATTCCCACGTCGGGAAACCGTTTCTCATTTTTGTAGGAGGTTTCTGATGGATTTGTAGTCCATGTAATGGCATCGAACTTCGTGGCTCAACCCATGCGGCAGCACAGGCAATCAGCCCAGCCTTTCACCAGGCTGCGCAAACCCACCCGTGCTTGAACGTTGATATTGAGCCTGAAGAGACTTTTTGACATGCAAGAGTGCGAAGTTACCCTTGAATCAGCACCGATTTGCTCGCTGCTTCCGACCAATGCCCAGGACGTGTGGCAGCGATTCGGTCGTGGGCCGACGGTCGAGCCTGAGTATCTTCTGATCCATCACGCCGTCGAGGCGCAAGCCGCCGTCAGACCTCAGGGCATTGCCGCCCATTGTGAGGGCGAAACCATCACCTATGGTGAACTGAACCGGCAGGCCAACCGACTGGCCACGATGTTACGTCGGCAGGGCGTGATCCCGGGCGATCATGTGGCCTTGTTTGTGGAACGTTCGATCCCGATGCTGGTGGGAATACTGGCCGCATTGAAAGTGGGCGCGGCCTACATTCCTCAGCACGTAGGGATTACTCCCGCCGCGCAATTGCGCCACATCATGGACGTGGCTTCGACGCGGGTGGTGCTGACGCTGTCGAGCCTTGAGTCGCGAATTCCCCTGACGTCGCAGCAATACAGCATTTGCCTCGATGAGTTCATGAAGGTTGCGTCAACACCCGCTGATGACTTGAATGTGGCCTGTTCGCTGTCGTCGGCTCCGGACCGACAGTGTTTCGTTCTGTTTACCTCCGGCACCACCGGCCTGCCCAATGGGGTTCGGGTGACCCAGCGCAATGTGTGCAATATTTTGCTGACAGCCCCAGGCAATCTCGGCATGCAGCCTGGGCTCAAGGTCGGACAGATACTTAACATTGCCTTTGACATGGCGGCCTGGGAAATACTCGGTTGTCTGGCTCATGGCGCGACCTTGATGATCCGTGGCAAGGACATCGGCCAGACTGCCGAACAATGCGATGTACTGATCGCCACCCCCTCGATTCTCGGCACACTCGATCCATTGCGTTGTCAGCAAGTCAAGGTCGTGGCCCTTGCAGGGGAACCGTGCCCGCAACCCCTGGCCGATCGCTGGTCTTCGTTCTGCACTTTTTACAATGCCTGCGGCCCGACCGAAACCACCATCGTCAACACCATGCAGCATTACAAGGGCGCAGGTGCGTTGACGATTGGCAAACCCACGCCCAACAACACGGTGTACGTGCTGGATGAGGCGGGCCAGCCCTGTAAGGTGGGTGAGCAAGGCGAGATGTGGGCCGGTGGCGACTGTGTGACGGCTGGCTATTTGGGTAACCCGGCGCTGACCACCGAACGCTATCGCCCCGACCCGTTTCTGGGGCAGGGCCGGATGATGTTCCGCACACGTGATCTGGGGCGCTGGACAGCGAACGGCGAACTTGAACACCTGGGCCGCGTCGATGATCAGGTCAAGGTCAGAGGGTTTCGGGTGGAGCTCGACGCTGTTTCTGCGACTCTGGAGTCATCCGGTCGCTGCGAGCGGGCGGTCACGCTAAAACTCGACAGTCGCCATCTGGTGGCCTTCGTCTATCCCGTCACCACGGACATCGATGCGGCAAGACGTCGCTGTGAAGAGCGGCTTGCCTACTATTGCGTCCCTTCGCTGATCATCGCCGTGGATCAAATTCCGCTGACATCACGGGGTAAGGTCGACAAACGTTTGTTGCTGGAGTGGGCGGTGGCGCATCAGGCCGACCTTGCCGCGGCCACCAGGCAAGGGGTGAGCGCATGAAGGGGGGGAATCCGGATACCGCGCTGCCCGCCAGGCGCGCGCTGTGGCGGCGATGGGGAACGTTGCCGATATTTTCTCATTACAACCGCCTGGTAGCCCTGGTGCTTGCACTCAATATTGCGGCACTGGCGCATGGGCTGACCGCCGGGCAGTGGTGGACATCCTCGGGGATTGTCCTTGAGGCGCTGTCGGGTTTGGTGGTGGCCAATCTGTCGATGGCGATTTTGATTCGCCAGCAATACATCATCAATCTGCTGTTCTGGCTGGCAACCCGGGCGCCCACTTGCTGGCCGCTTGCGATTCGCCGCTCACTGGCCAAGGTTTACCACTTCGGCGGCTTGCACAGCGGCGGCGCGCTGGCAGCCATTGGCTGGTTCGCGGTGTTGAGTGGCTCCTTGAGCTGGCATTGGATTGAGGGTCTGAACGGGGTTTCTCTGGCGCTGCTAGGGGTGAGCGCCGGGTTGCTGGGCATCTTGCTGTTGGTGGCGATCATGGCGCATCCACGGATTCGCGCACGTTTTCACAACGGGTTCGAGCGAATGCACCGCTTTGGTGGATGGACCGCGCTCGCCCTGTTCTGGGTATGGACCGTTCTGTTTGTCCGGGACCAGAATCTGCAGACTCCCGTGCATGAGGCGCTGTCGACGTCGGTGGCATTCTGGATGCTGATTGTGCTGACGTTCAGCATCGCCTTGCCATGGTTGCGTCTGCGTAAAGTGCCGGTGCAACTGATCAGGCCTTCTCCTCATGCGGTAATAGCCCGTTTTGGCCATGTCACGCCGTTTGCCGGCTCGTCCAACGCTATCAGTCGCAACCCGCTTATGGAGTGGCACTCCTTTGCCAATATTCCCACACCAGGTGAGGCGGGTTTTCGCCTGATCATTTCCCGGGCAGGTGACTGGACCGGCGAGTTCATCGAACAGATGCCGACTCATGTCTGGGTCAAAGGCATTACCACTGCCGGCGTGGCACACATTGAAACCCTGTTCAAATCGGTGGTGTACATCGCCACGGGCAGCGGCATCGGACCGGTATTGCCCCATTTGCTGGCCAAACAGGTACCGATACGGCTGGTCTGGTCGACCCGCAGCCCCCGAAAAACCTACGGTGACGAACTGGTGGAAGAGATCCTGCGGGCCAATCCTGATGCCTTGATTTGGGACACTGACGTGCTCGGCAAGCCAGACCTTGTGCAATTGGCCTATGACGCGGTGCGAACGTTCGGTGCCGAGGCGGTGATCTGCATTTCTAACCAGACGCTCACTCAGCGAGTGGTTGAGGAAATGGAGGCACGGGGCATTCCGGCTTATGGCGCGATCTGGGATTCCTGATGTTTGCCAAAGGCATTTTTCAGTCAAACCTTTCACAGGTATTCAATGAGGTCACTATGCACACACTGATCGAACGTCATGATCGAGTCGTATTGATTCGTCTCGATCGCCCCCAAGCCAGGAATGCTTTGAGCTCGGCCCTGATGCGCGAACTGCTGGACACATTGCAACAGCTGGACCGCGACCCCGGGGTCGGCTGTTTCGTGATCACCGGGACGGCGGATTTTTTTGCGGCTGGCGCCGATATCAAGGAAATGTACGAAAAGTCTTATCTGGACATGGTCCACGAAGACTATTTTGCTGAGTGGGAGGCCTTTGCTGCGTTACGTACGCCCAAACTGGCCGCTGTTGCCGGTTATGCGTACGGTGGCGGTTGTGAGTTGGCGATGATGTGCGATCTGATCTTTGCTGCGGATACCGCCCGCTTTGGCCAACCGGAGATCAGGTTGGGGGTGATGCCTGGTATGGGAGGGACCCAGCGTCTGACACGGCTGATAGGCAAGTCGAAGGCCATGGATATGATTCTGACCGGACGCTCGATGTCGGCTGAGGAGGCTGAGCGAGCAGGGTTGGTATCGCGTGTGATTTCTGCCAGCGATCTGCTGGAACAATCCTTGGCCGCGGCGCAGATAATTGCCGGTTTCGCCAAGACAGCCACACTGGCTGCGCGAGAAGCAGTGGACCGTGCACTGGAGTCAGGATTGCGCGATGGCCTTCTTTTCGAGCGAAGAGTGTTTCATGGTTTGTTTGCCACGGGGGGGCAAAAGGAAGGTATGCAGGCTTTTTTGGAGAAGCGTGAGCCGTGTTTCAACCCGGTTTGACCCAACCTTGAGGATTCGTCGCTAGCGGTGCTTTGAAAGAAACTACAGTTCAGGGGGAATAATCCTACGTGACGTTCGTCTCATAGCTCTTTTCCCCTGTGGCCCACGGCCCTGGAGACTTTCATGGTTGATCGCTCATCTACAACAGGGCCGTCTCGGCCGCCCCTGAGCACCGCGAGCCTGACGTTGCGCCTGACCGGTATTGCCGTGGTGGTCGCTGCGCTGGTCGGGGCTTTTGCCTACGTCAACGGCACACTCGACCCACAGCGTCTGACGCCGAAAGCGTTGATCAATGTGTTGGAGAAAAACAACGGTGTGCACCCGGGGTTCCGTCGTAACCACGCCAAAGGGGTGTGCGTGATCGGGCATTTCGAGAGCAGCGGCCAGGCGCGCGAGTACTCCAGCGCCCAAGTGTTCAGTGAAGCGCGGACCCCGGTGGTCGGGCGTTTCGCACTGCCTGCCGGCAACCCTTACGCACCAGACAACAGTGTGCCGATCCGCAGCCTGGCGTTGCGTTTCACCCAGGCCAACGGTCAGCAGTGGCGCACCGGGATGAACAGCATGCCGGTGTTCCCGGTGGGCACGCCCGAGGCGTTCTATCAGTTGCAACAAGCGCAGGCGCCGGACCCTGCGACCGGCAAACCGAACCCTGCGGCTGTTCCGGCGTTCTTCGGTTCTCACCCGGAAGCCGCGCCGTTCCTTGCCTGGATCAAAACCGCCAAACCTTCTGCCAGTTATGCGACGCAGACTTATAACAGCGTCAACGCGTTTTACCTGGTGAACGCAGCCGGTCAGCGGCAAGCGGTGCGCTGGAGCATGACACCAGTGGCTCAGGACGCGGCGGGTGCGACGGCAGCGGAGGGCGCTGACTTCCTCGAAAAAGATTTGGTTCAGCGCTTGTCCGCCGGACCATTGCGTTGGCAGTTGAACATTACCCTGGCGAACCCCGGGGACCCGGTCAACGACGCGAGCAAGGCCTGGCCCGAGGGTAGAAAAGTGCTGAACGCCGGCACGCTGGTGCTCGAAAGCACCCAGCCGCAACTCAATGGCGAGTGCCGTGACATCAACTACGACCCGCTGGTGTTGCCCAGCGGTATCGAAGGCTCCGACGACCCGCTGCTTGCCGCTCGCTCAGCGGGTTACGCCCGTTCCTACCTGCGCCGCACCAGCGAAGTGAAGCAGTTGCCCAACGCCAAACAGGAGTCTCAACAATGAGTGCTCAACCGAACCATTTCGCACCTTTGGCGCGGCTGCTGCACTGGCTGATGGCGCTGATGATCATTGCGATGCTGTTTATCGGCGCGGGCATGGTGGCCTCGGTGTCCGAGCGTCATGAATGGCTGATCCATCTGCACAAGCCTTTGGGCATTGCGATTCTGCTGTTGGTGGTCGTGCGCCTGGCCGTGCGTTTTTCGACCCGGCAACCATCGCTGCCGGCGGACTTGCCGGGTTGGCAGGTGCTGGCGGCGAAGGCCTCGCATGTTTTGCTGTACGCTTTGATGCTGATTTTGCCGCTGCTGGGCTGGGCGATGATTTCGGCGGCTGGCGATCCGGTAATGCTCAGTCGTTCGTTGCAGTTGCCGTCGATCCTGCCGGCCAATGCGCAAGTGTTTGCGTTTCTGCGCAAGGCGCATGGGTATTTGGCGTATCTGCTGTTTCTGACCGTGCTGCTGCACCTGGCGGCGGCGTTGTTTCACGGTTGGGTGCGCCGCGATGACGTGCTGGACAGCATGTTGCGAGGCAGGGAGCGCGATTTGTAGCAGCCTGCGGCAGCTGCTACAGGTCAGCGTGAAGCTGCTTCCACAGGTTGGTCCTTCGGGGCCAACGTCAACCACCAATAGATCAACGCCACGGCGTTGATACCTGCACCCAGCCAGCACACCGCGATCCAGCCGCCCAAGGCATACATCGCCGTCGAACCGATCGAGCCCAAGGCGCTGCCGATCGAATAGAACAGCATATAGCCGGCGGTGAGTCGGCTTTGCGCTTCGGGGCGCACGTTGTAGATCATGCTCTGACTGGTGACATGAACGGCTTGCAGCCCCAAGTCCAGCGTAATGACCCCCAGCAACAACGCCCACAGCGACGATTGAGTGAGGGCGATGGGCAGCCATGAGGCGAGCATCAGCAA belongs to Pseudomonas sp. B21-015 and includes:
- a CDS encoding amino acid adenylation domain-containing protein; translated protein: MQECEVTLESAPICSLLPTNAQDVWQRFGRGPTVEPEYLLIHHAVEAQAAVRPQGIAAHCEGETITYGELNRQANRLATMLRRQGVIPGDHVALFVERSIPMLVGILAALKVGAAYIPQHVGITPAAQLRHIMDVASTRVVLTLSSLESRIPLTSQQYSICLDEFMKVASTPADDLNVACSLSSAPDRQCFVLFTSGTTGLPNGVRVTQRNVCNILLTAPGNLGMQPGLKVGQILNIAFDMAAWEILGCLAHGATLMIRGKDIGQTAEQCDVLIATPSILGTLDPLRCQQVKVVALAGEPCPQPLADRWSSFCTFYNACGPTETTIVNTMQHYKGAGALTIGKPTPNNTVYVLDEAGQPCKVGEQGEMWAGGDCVTAGYLGNPALTTERYRPDPFLGQGRMMFRTRDLGRWTANGELEHLGRVDDQVKVRGFRVELDAVSATLESSGRCERAVTLKLDSRHLVAFVYPVTTDIDAARRRCEERLAYYCVPSLIIAVDQIPLTSRGKVDKRLLLEWAVAHQADLAAATRQGVSA
- the zapE gene encoding cell division protein ZapE; amino-acid sequence: MAVRPPNRPRLTPHWPALRRLFGKALAAPASASAQGRVIHDYFHHKAHAQGYTLSHSQQRVIDCMAQHASALQGTSASTLPGLYLHGAVGRGKSWLLDGFFQAIPIAEKQRLHFHEFFAQLHQGMFSHRDQPDALAVTLDELLRDCRVLCFDEFHVHDIGDAMLITRLFKALFRRGVLLLVTSNYPPEGLLPNPLYHARFKPVIDLIHARMQVMEVDGPHDYRSQARAHAQQLFTQGQYVWPATMAQRQALHLPEHDAPAIQLPVGTRHLQARYCEGRTIGFTFGDVCEHPTAVMDYLELCRRFDRWIIDKLPSLADCSIAAQQRFINLIDVLYDQDKHLILLGHQSLRESLGGDAIDLARTRSRLGQLVEVRDPA
- a CDS encoding enoyl-CoA hydratase-related protein, translating into MHTLIERHDRVVLIRLDRPQARNALSSALMRELLDTLQQLDRDPGVGCFVITGTADFFAAGADIKEMYEKSYLDMVHEDYFAEWEAFAALRTPKLAAVAGYAYGGGCELAMMCDLIFAADTARFGQPEIRLGVMPGMGGTQRLTRLIGKSKAMDMILTGRSMSAEEAERAGLVSRVISASDLLEQSLAAAQIIAGFAKTATLAAREAVDRALESGLRDGLLFERRVFHGLFATGGQKEGMQAFLEKREPCFNPV
- a CDS encoding catalase family peroxidase, which codes for MVDRSSTTGPSRPPLSTASLTLRLTGIAVVVAALVGAFAYVNGTLDPQRLTPKALINVLEKNNGVHPGFRRNHAKGVCVIGHFESSGQAREYSSAQVFSEARTPVVGRFALPAGNPYAPDNSVPIRSLALRFTQANGQQWRTGMNSMPVFPVGTPEAFYQLQQAQAPDPATGKPNPAAVPAFFGSHPEAAPFLAWIKTAKPSASYATQTYNSVNAFYLVNAAGQRQAVRWSMTPVAQDAAGATAAEGADFLEKDLVQRLSAGPLRWQLNITLANPGDPVNDASKAWPEGRKVLNAGTLVLESTQPQLNGECRDINYDPLVLPSGIEGSDDPLLAARSAGYARSYLRRTSEVKQLPNAKQESQQ
- a CDS encoding anti-sigma factor, encoding MISMPPSERDLHAYVDHQLSDADRHQVDTYLASHAEVAAQVRAWQHDAQQLRAALSGALQQPTNPELDPALIRQRLKRQSRRHLASAAILLMAVSVGGLGGWQAREMTLASAPLPMTDAMQAYRLIAQQGILPADYQVSDDGDMQGWLDRYFSQAQRLPNLATAGYKPVSGRLLSTEQGPAAMVVYEDRSGHKISFYVRPPGPKNTLLPRGSRSDGELQAEYWSGGGYNYAMVSPSDTPTAQMLKF
- a CDS encoding cytochrome b, with the protein product MSAQPNHFAPLARLLHWLMALMIIAMLFIGAGMVASVSERHEWLIHLHKPLGIAILLLVVVRLAVRFSTRQPSLPADLPGWQVLAAKASHVLLYALMLILPLLGWAMISAAGDPVMLSRSLQLPSILPANAQVFAFLRKAHGYLAYLLFLTVLLHLAAALFHGWVRRDDVLDSMLRGRERDL
- a CDS encoding leucine-rich repeat-containing protein kinase family protein — protein: MHTLAQLRAGQLSGITRLDLSCGLTEFPREIFDLADSLQVLNLSGNALRSLPDDLHRLTRLRVLFCSDNRFTELPACLGQCAALTMIGFKANAIENVPAAALPPQLRWLILTDNHITDLPTELGERPHLQKLMLAGNRLQRLPKSLSHCHRLELIRIAANQLTELPEWLLTLPSLTWLAYAGNPLETEADAAALEATASIPWSQLSLEKKLGEGASGIIHQALWEQTKQVAVKLYKGEMTSDGSPLHEMNACITAGIHPNLIRVEGRIVGHPQAQAGLVMQLIDPSYRNLAGLPSLASCTRDIYTDDTRFSAGVALRIASGIASVAEHLHRQGITHGDLYGHNIMWNEHGDCLLGDFGAASFHATSDSLESRALQRIEVRAFGVLLGELLERIDSGLSEAGREQLEALHQRCCQPDVLARPGFSEVVRELTAFN